The following coding sequences are from one Stegostoma tigrinum isolate sSteTig4 chromosome 11, sSteTig4.hap1, whole genome shotgun sequence window:
- the LOC125460500 gene encoding homeobox expressed in ES cells 1-like — protein MAKLSSCGGVKTHTQLTETHAKASARKTSCPFTIESILGLDRSEETARFLSPHRSLPDALNVPALPRSSCPDAAEKFCEPANPVQVGGRSCLESEGQREEHFSHPPNCCWFRGRRARTAFSRNQIEVLEEEFQLNCYPGIDVREDLAQKLGLDEDRIQIWFQNRRAKLKRSHRESQFLLVKNALINSRAEN, from the exons ATGGCTAAACTTAGTTCCTGTGGAGGTGTGAAAACACACACTCAACTCACAGAAACTCATGCGAAGGCGTCAGCGAGAAAAACTTCATGTCCATTCACTATTGAGAGTATCCTGGGGTTGGATAGGAGCGAGGAGACGGCGCGTTTTCTATCTCCCCACCGATCGTTGCCTGATGCGCTTAACGTTCCAG CTCTTCCACGGAGCTCGTGTCCAGATGCAGCTGAGAAATTCTGTGAGCCGGCAAATCCGGTGCAGGTTGGAGGGAGGAGCTGTCTGGAGTCGGAAGGGCAGCGTGAGGAGCACTTTTCTCATCCGCCGAACTGCTGCTGGTTCCGTGGAAGAAGAGCCAGAACTGCATTTAGTAGAAACCAG ATTGAGGTATTAGAAGAAGAATTTCAGCTAAATTGTTACCCCGGGATTGATGTTCGTGAAGATCTTGCTCAGAAACTCGGTCTAGATGAAGACCGAATTCAG ATCTGGTTCCAGAATCGCCGTGCAAAGCTGAAAAGATCTCATCGAGAATCTCAGTTCCTGTTGGTGAAAAATGCATTGATAAATTCACGTGCAGAAAATTAG